From the Scylla paramamosain isolate STU-SP2022 chromosome 15, ASM3559412v1, whole genome shotgun sequence genome, one window contains:
- the LOC135107283 gene encoding uncharacterized protein LOC135107283 isoform X2, with amino-acid sequence MPTFLLLLLGLAAGCVRALGSSREEVPAVVALPLKKEGGGLGDPCVESRCGPGTNTVCSNKTKTCMCDSYHPVSINDQLCAKGALLGTPCFHHDQCQYYDANSMCQEEGNNRSQCQCQEKYELRYIEGLSIPKVCFPDLESLKADVPTLLGLGLALSMLSALICLVLKIFARARFARPRRYADARINPPLTVSETYAAFALAANASSSSSPARGRQSSIRLTKSASSSRRPSYSSLHSVRPGGSRRPSQSSMASSSGDLREGRMHHYLYLRAPNYSLTSETNTTTTGTSDSSPRTPKSAEQLLAVYSVPEHSVLELGGVGSSHTTSTLGSSSDDVFKEEDEDEEEEEEEEGGDEEEGRRRGEGEEDEEDEEGERQQEEAKARLIV; translated from the exons AGGGCGGGGGGCTGGGCGACCCCTGCGTGGAGAGCCGCTGCGGCCCCGGGACCAACACGGTATGCAGCAACAAGACCAAGACCTGCATGTGTGACTCCTACCACCCTGTGTCCATCAACGACCAGCTATGTGCCAAAG GGGCCTTGCTGGGAACCCCCTGTTTCCACCACGACCAATGCCAATACTACGACGCCAACTCCATGTGCCAGGAGGAGGGCAACAACCGCTCTCAGTGCCAGTGTCAAGAGAAGTATGAACTCAGATACATCGAGGGACTCAGCATCCCCAAAGTTTGCTTccctg ATCTGGAGTCCCTGAAGGCGGACGTGCCCACACTGCTCGGCCTCGGTCTGGCGCTGTCCATGTTGTCTGCCCTCATCTGTCTGGTGCTCAAGATTTTCGCTCGAGCTCGCTTCGCCCGCCCTCGCCGCTATGCCGACGCGCGCATCAACCCTCCGCTCACTGTGTCCG AAACCTACGCCGCCTTCGCCCTCGCCGCCAacgcctccagcagcagcagcccagcGCGGGGTCGGCAGTCCTCCATTCGCTTAACTAagtccgcctcctcctccagaaggCCTTCCTACAGCTCCCTGCACAGTGTCCGGCCTG GAGGCTCGAGAAGGCCGTCCCAAAGCTCCATGGCGTCCAGCTCGGGTGACCTGCGGGAGGGGAGGATGCACCACTATCTTTACTTGCGGGCGCCCAACTACTCGCTCACCTCCgagaccaacaccaccaccacgggcaCCTCCGACTCCTCGCCGCGAACTCCCAAGAGCGCCGAGCAGCTCCTGGCGGTCTACTCGGTGCCAGAG CATTCTGTCCTGGAGCTTGGCGGTGTCGGCTCGTCCCACACCACCTCCACGCTCGGCTCCTCCAGCGATGACGTGttcaaggaagaggacgaggacgaggaggaggaggaggaagaggagggaggggacgaggaggagggccGACgtcgaggagagggagaggaggacgaggaggacgaggagggcgaGCGACAGCAAGAGGAAGCCAAGGCCAGATTGATCGTTTGA
- the LOC135107283 gene encoding uncharacterized protein LOC135107283 isoform X1 — protein MPTFLLLLLGLAAGCVRALGSSREEVPAVVALPLKKEGGGLGDPCVESRCGPGTNTVCSNKTKTCMCDSYHPVSINDQLCAKGALLGTPCFHHDQCQYYDANSMCQEEGNNRSQCQCQEKYELRYIEGLSIPKVCFPDLESLKADVPTLLGLGLALSMLSALICLVLKIFARARFARPRRYADARINPPLTVSETYAAFALAANASSSSSPARGRQSSIRLTKSASSSRRPSYSSLHSVRPGTRRSSQASLRLVVGEGRGEPIGYYVCIRDPATVHSRGGSRRPSQSSMASSSGDLREGRMHHYLYLRAPNYSLTSETNTTTTGTSDSSPRTPKSAEQLLAVYSVPEHSVLELGGVGSSHTTSTLGSSSDDVFKEEDEDEEEEEEEEGGDEEEGRRRGEGEEDEEDEEGERQQEEAKARLIV, from the exons AGGGCGGGGGGCTGGGCGACCCCTGCGTGGAGAGCCGCTGCGGCCCCGGGACCAACACGGTATGCAGCAACAAGACCAAGACCTGCATGTGTGACTCCTACCACCCTGTGTCCATCAACGACCAGCTATGTGCCAAAG GGGCCTTGCTGGGAACCCCCTGTTTCCACCACGACCAATGCCAATACTACGACGCCAACTCCATGTGCCAGGAGGAGGGCAACAACCGCTCTCAGTGCCAGTGTCAAGAGAAGTATGAACTCAGATACATCGAGGGACTCAGCATCCCCAAAGTTTGCTTccctg ATCTGGAGTCCCTGAAGGCGGACGTGCCCACACTGCTCGGCCTCGGTCTGGCGCTGTCCATGTTGTCTGCCCTCATCTGTCTGGTGCTCAAGATTTTCGCTCGAGCTCGCTTCGCCCGCCCTCGCCGCTATGCCGACGCGCGCATCAACCCTCCGCTCACTGTGTCCG AAACCTACGCCGCCTTCGCCCTCGCCGCCAacgcctccagcagcagcagcccagcGCGGGGTCGGCAGTCCTCCATTCGCTTAACTAagtccgcctcctcctccagaaggCCTTCCTACAGCTCCCTGCACAGTGTCCGGCCTG GCACGCGGCGGTCCTCCCAGGCGTCGCTCAGGCTGGTGGTAGGCGAAGGACGAGGGGAGCCTATTGGATACTACGTGTGTATAAGGGATCCTGCCACCGTACACTCCAGAG GAGGCTCGAGAAGGCCGTCCCAAAGCTCCATGGCGTCCAGCTCGGGTGACCTGCGGGAGGGGAGGATGCACCACTATCTTTACTTGCGGGCGCCCAACTACTCGCTCACCTCCgagaccaacaccaccaccacgggcaCCTCCGACTCCTCGCCGCGAACTCCCAAGAGCGCCGAGCAGCTCCTGGCGGTCTACTCGGTGCCAGAG CATTCTGTCCTGGAGCTTGGCGGTGTCGGCTCGTCCCACACCACCTCCACGCTCGGCTCCTCCAGCGATGACGTGttcaaggaagaggacgaggacgaggaggaggaggaggaagaggagggaggggacgaggaggagggccGACgtcgaggagagggagaggaggacgaggaggacgaggagggcgaGCGACAGCAAGAGGAAGCCAAGGCCAGATTGATCGTTTGA
- the LOC135107283 gene encoding uncharacterized protein LOC135107283 isoform X3, with protein sequence MPTFLLLLLGLAAGCVRALGSSREEVPAVVALPLKKEGGGLGDPCVESRCGPGTNTVCSNKTKTCMCDSYHPVSINDQLCAKGALLGTPCFHHDQCQYYDANSMCQEEGNNRSQCQCQEKYELRYIEGLSIPKVCFPDLESLKADVPTLLGLGLALSMLSALICLVLKIFARARFARPRRYADARINPPLTVSETYAAFALAANASSSSSPARGRQSSIRLTKSASSSRRPSYSSLHSVRPGTRRSSQASLRLVVGEGRGEPIGYYVCIRDPATVHSRGGSRRPSQSSMASSSGDLREGRMHHYLYLRAPNYSLTSETNTTTTGTSDSSPRTPKSAEQLLAVYSVPEAASPEPPPCKPPPPPPPNQPSTSHSTAASTVEGP encoded by the exons AGGGCGGGGGGCTGGGCGACCCCTGCGTGGAGAGCCGCTGCGGCCCCGGGACCAACACGGTATGCAGCAACAAGACCAAGACCTGCATGTGTGACTCCTACCACCCTGTGTCCATCAACGACCAGCTATGTGCCAAAG GGGCCTTGCTGGGAACCCCCTGTTTCCACCACGACCAATGCCAATACTACGACGCCAACTCCATGTGCCAGGAGGAGGGCAACAACCGCTCTCAGTGCCAGTGTCAAGAGAAGTATGAACTCAGATACATCGAGGGACTCAGCATCCCCAAAGTTTGCTTccctg ATCTGGAGTCCCTGAAGGCGGACGTGCCCACACTGCTCGGCCTCGGTCTGGCGCTGTCCATGTTGTCTGCCCTCATCTGTCTGGTGCTCAAGATTTTCGCTCGAGCTCGCTTCGCCCGCCCTCGCCGCTATGCCGACGCGCGCATCAACCCTCCGCTCACTGTGTCCG AAACCTACGCCGCCTTCGCCCTCGCCGCCAacgcctccagcagcagcagcccagcGCGGGGTCGGCAGTCCTCCATTCGCTTAACTAagtccgcctcctcctccagaaggCCTTCCTACAGCTCCCTGCACAGTGTCCGGCCTG GCACGCGGCGGTCCTCCCAGGCGTCGCTCAGGCTGGTGGTAGGCGAAGGACGAGGGGAGCCTATTGGATACTACGTGTGTATAAGGGATCCTGCCACCGTACACTCCAGAG GAGGCTCGAGAAGGCCGTCCCAAAGCTCCATGGCGTCCAGCTCGGGTGACCTGCGGGAGGGGAGGATGCACCACTATCTTTACTTGCGGGCGCCCAACTACTCGCTCACCTCCgagaccaacaccaccaccacgggcaCCTCCGACTCCTCGCCGCGAACTCCCAAGAGCGCCGAGCAGCTCCTGGCGGTCTACTCGGTGCCAGAG GCCGCCTCCCCCGAACCACCACCGtgcaaaccaccaccaccaccacctcccaaccagccctccacctcccactccaccgccgcctccaccgTCGAGGGGCCGTGA